In Capsicum annuum cultivar UCD-10X-F1 chromosome 11, UCD10Xv1.1, whole genome shotgun sequence, one genomic interval encodes:
- the LOC124888954 gene encoding uncharacterized protein LOC124888954 has protein sequence MRIAHLGKRKFRFVIGTCSKNSNREEIHEQWETCTVSAFLDHEHFWEDLKEIYDKAPTMVDGHIGADSSSHEGTHATLSNPHTFTEEEYTQIITMLSKDTKDIKQDLFNGKVKGIDRQEGGLYVLKGGWIGNTNQSRSNTYKFILEVATSSCSLWHQTLGHPTSQVLKCLDIMKNPSDVNMLNKCTLMFSKDPKLSYLRVFGCLCYVTILPRGDKFTERAKSAVLVGYSESQKGYLLLDITSKKLLVSKDIVFHEDTFAFDSSPSQNTQASLYKEDNTEFLIPTDEEIFHEKTTESVTEEAPIKENRIFDAAVLDAASPSTNHKETCQYKGSLHQPSSSRPTRISKTPV, from the exons ATGCGTATTGCTCATTTAGGGAAGAGAAAGTTTAGATTTGTCATTGGAACCTGCAGTAAGAATTCGAATAGAGAAGAGATACATGAGCAGTGGGAAACATGTACTGTGAGTGCTTTCCTGGATCATGAACACT TTTGGGAAGATTTGAAGGAAATATATGACAAG GCTCCAACTATGGTAGATGGTCATATTGGTGCTGATAGTTCTAGTCATGAAGGGACTCATGCAACACTTTCCAATCCTCACACATTCACTGAGGAGGAGTACACTCAGATCATAACCATGTTGAGCAAAGATACCAAAGATATTAAACAA gACCTCTTCAATGGCAAAGTGAAGGGGATTGATAGACAAGAGGGTGGACTATATGTTCTTAAAGGTGGTTGGATAGGAAATACTAATCAGTCAAGATCAAACACctacaaatttattttagaagtcGCAACTTCCAGTTGCAGTTTATGGCACCAAACACTTGGACACCCTACTTCTCAGGTTCTCAAATGTTTAGACATTATGAAGAATCCTAGTGATGTAAATATGTTGAATAAATGTACT TTGATGTTTTCCAAGGATCCCAAGCTGTCATATCTTAGGGTATTTGGATGCTTATGCTATGTCACTATCCTCCCAAGAGGTGATAAGTTCACAGAACGGGCCAAATCTGCAGTCTTGGTGGGATATTCAGAGTCTCAAAAGGGATATTTGTTGCTGGATATCACCTCAAAGAAACTATTAGTTAGTAAAGATATTGTGTTTCATGAAGATACATTTGCTTTTGATTCCTCACCATCACAAAACACACAAGCTTCCTTATATAAAGAAGATAACACTGAATTCTTGATCCCCACAGATGAAGAAATATTTCATGAAAAAACTACTGAGAGTGTTACTGAAGAAGCTCCAATTAAAGAGAATAGAATTTTTGATGCTGCAGTACTTGATGCAGCTTCCCCTAGCACCAACCATAAAGAAACATGTCAATATAAAGGTTCCCTACATCAACCTTCTTCCAGTAGACCAACAAGAATAAGCAAAACACCAgtgtaa